AACCCGGGGCGGATCAACGGCATTCATGCCCTGCGCAACGCGCTTATCCCGGTGATCACCGTGATCGGACTCAGCGTTGGCACTCTTCTCGCCGGTGCGATCCTTACCGAGACGATCTTTAGCTGGCCGGGCATTGGCAAGTGGATGGTTGATAGTATTTTCCGGCGCGATTATCCGGTCGTGCAGGGCGGTTTGCTGCTTATCGCTGTAATGGTGATGGTGGTGAACCTGACCGTTGACATGCTCTACGGTGTCATCAACCCCAAGATCAGGAAGCGCTGATATGGATGATGCCCTTTCCACCGAAGCCAAGGTAGGTCACGAACGACCCGGACGTTTGCGCGAATTCTGGTTCTATTTCCGCGAAAACCGTGGCGCCGTTATCGGGTTATGGATCTTCGCGGTATTTGCATTTTTGGCCCTGTTCGGCCCATGGGTCGCGCCGCATAGTGCGACCGAGCAATTCCGCGCCGATGCTCTGCTACCGCCAGTCTGGCAGGAAGGCGGCAGTTGGAAATACATCCTGGGAACCGATCCTCTTGGCCGGGACATGCTGTCGCGCTTGATCGTGGGGGCACGGTTCTCGTTTTTTGTGGGGGTTGTCGTGGTTACAATTGCGGCCTCTGGTGGTATTTTGGTCGGCCTGATCGCAGGATTCGCGCCGAAATGGCTCGACAGCATCATCATGCGGATCATGGATATCATTCTGGCGTTTCCATCGCTGTTGTTAGCGTTGGTGCTGGTGGCTGTTCTGGGGCCATCACTGACCAATGCGATGATCGCCATCGCTATCGTTTTGCAACCGCATTACGTCCGCCTCACGCGCGCCAGTGTATTGTCAGAAAAGCAAAAAGATTACGTCACTTCCGCGCGTGTAGCGGGGGCCGGATATCTGCGGCTGATGTTCATAACCGTGCTACCCAATTGCCTCGCCCCGATTATCGTGCAGGCGGCGTTGTCCTTCTCGACCGCAATTCTGGATGCTGCGGCGCTGGGCTTCCTTGGCATGGGTGCGCAGCCCCCAACGCCAGAATGGGGCACCATGCTGGCCGAAGCGCGTGAATTCATCCTGCGTGCATGGTGGGTCGTAACCTTCCCGGGCCTCGCTATTCTTGTAACCGTACTGGCCATCAACCTGATGGGTGATGGGCTACGCGACGCGCTTGACCCGAAGCTGAAACGGAGCTGAGCCGATGACCCTTCTGCGTATCCGCAATCTCAGCGTTGATTTCGCCACCGCCTCGGGCGCGTTTCGCGCCGTAGATGGTGTCGATCAGGACGTGGACACAGGCGAAATCCTTGCCATCGTCGGCGAAAGCGGGTCAGGCAAATCTGTCTCCATGCTAGCGATGATGGGCCTCTTGCCCTGGACCGCGACAATCACTGCCGATGAAGTCAACTTTGACGGTCACGATTTGCTCAAGATCGAGCCACGCGCGCGCCGCCGAATTGTAGGCAACGAACTGGCGATGATCTTTCAGGAGCCAATGTCGTCGCTCAATCCGTGTTTCACCGTAGGTTGGCAGATCAAGGAAGCACTTCGCTATCACCTCAGCATGGGCCGCCGCGAACGCCACGCCCGCGCAATAGAGTTATTCGAGCAAGTCGGCATTCCCGATCCCGAAAAGCGTCTGTCGGCGTTTCCGCACCAATTGTCAGGCGGGATGAATCAGCGCGTGATGATCGCCATGGCGATTGCCTGCAAACCCAAGCTCTTGATTGCTGATGAGCCGACAACTGCGCTCGACGTGACTATTCAGGCGCAGATCCTCGATTTGCTGGCCAGCTTGCGTGACGAGACCGGAATGGGTCTTGTGCTGATTACTCATGACATGGGCGTTGTCGCCGAAACGGCTGAGCGGGTGAGTGTGCAATACGCAGGTCAAAAGGTTGAGGAACAGCCAGTTAGCGGGCTGTTCTCCACGCCGCATCACCCTTACACAGCCGCGCTTTTGGACGCTCTGCCGGAACGGGCGACCGAACGTATGCTGCCCACCATTCCCGGCGTTGTGCCGGGGCAATTCGACAAACCGCAGGGCTGCCTGTTTTCTCCACGATGCAAGTTTGCTGACGCCAAGTGCAAATCAACACCTCCACCGTCTCTTGGTGCTGATATCGGCTTCGCGCGCTGCTTCTACCCGCTCAATACCGATGAGAGGATTGCATCATGACCGATGCTCCCGTCATGCAAGCTGCAGCGTTGCAGCGACACTACGAGGTGAGCGGAGGTTTCCTTCGCAAATCTCGCCTGTTGAAAGCCGTGGCAGGTCTCGATTTCGAGGTAACGCCGGGTAAGACGCTCGCAGTTGTGGGCGAAAGCGGCTGTGGCAAATCCACCCTCGCGCGCATGGTCGCCATGATCGAGGAACCGACGACGGGCACGCTGATGCTGGATGGCAAGCCGGTGGTGCGCGAGGCTTGGGCTGACCTGCGGCAATCCGTGCAGATCGTGTTTCAGGACCCCTACGGATCTCTCAACCCGCGCCAACGCATCGGCACCATCCTGATGGAGCCGCTGGTGATCAACCGCAAGTCGATGGGCAAGAGTGAGCGTGAGGTCAAGGCCCGCGAAATGTTGCGTCTTGTCGGTCTGCGCCCGGAACATTTTGACCGCTATCCGCATATGTTTTCGGGTGGTCAGCGCCAACGTATAGCCGTCGCACGCGCATTGATGCTCGACCCCAAAGTGTTGGTGCTGGACGAACCCGTTTCGGCGCTCGATTTGTCAATTCAGAGCGCGATCCTGAATCTGATGCTGGAACTACAGGACCGCTTGCAACTCGCTTATCTCTTCATCAGCCATGATCTGAGCGTCGTGCGTCACGTTGCCGATGAGGTGATTGTGATGTATCTCGGTCGCGCGGTTGAGAAGGCCTCCAAGGAGGCGCTATTTTCGGCGCCGCGCCACCCCTACACCGTGGCGCTGTTGTCAGCTACGCCGCAAGCAGACCCGGCAAGCGTCAAGCATCGCATCAAGCTCAAAGGTGAGTTGCCTTCGCCGTTGGCGGTACCCGATGGGTGCCCCTTCGCACCACGTTGCTGGAAAGCACAAGATAAGTGCCGTGCGGAACTACCCACGCTGGGGGAGGGACCACATGCCGCAGCCTGCTTCTTCCCCGAGAATCAGGACTGAGCCTGCGCAGTCGCTATTGCGCCAATGACTGATCCCGAGCGAACCCGCGGATCCCTAATGACATGCGTCAGGCGTAGCCCTGCACCTTCTGCCATTGCCAATGTCCGGACTGCACGATAGCAATTTGACTGGATCAATGTGAGATTTAAGGAGGGCTCCAAATGTTTCTAAAGAAAATTCATCAGACAGCTTTGATTGCGGCCTTGGCCACGATCACCGCAAACGCGGCAGTCGCTGAAACCGAAGTCAAGATCGGCTATGCGCTTGCACCCGAGTCCCACTATGGCGTTGCTGCCCAGAAGTGGCAGGAAGTGGTCGAAGCTGAAACCGATGGCAAATTCAAATTCCGACATTTCCCCTCTTCCGGTCTCGGCGGTGAGCGTGAAGTCGTCGAAGGGCTGCAACTCGGTACTGTCGAAGCAACCATCGTGTCGACGGGTACTCTCAGCAACTTTGTACCCGAAACTGGCGTAACCGACATCCCGTTCCTGTTTCGCAGCCTAGATCACGCGCGTCGTGTTCTTGACGGCCCTGTCGGACAGGAAATTCTGGCCAAGTTTGATGACGCCGGATTGGTTGCAATTGCATGGGGCGAGCAGGGCTTCCGCCACATCACCAATAACCGCAACCCCATCAACACACCCGAAGATCTGGCCGGCATGAAGCTGCGCACGATGGAAAACCCCGTGCACCTGCAAGCGTTTAACGCGCTTGGAGCCGCGCCCACGCCGATGGCGTGGCCTGAGGTGATCGGTGCGCTGCAACAGGGCACGATCGACGGGCAGGAAAACCCGCTTTCGGTGATTGTCTCGGTTAAACTCAACGAGGTGCAGAAATATCTCACGCTGTCGGGCCACGTCTATTCGCCCGCCATGCTGCTGATTTCCAAACCTTTCTGGGATGGCCTTACGGACGAGGACAAAGCCGCCTTTGAAAAGGGCGCAACCGAGGCTGTGGTCGCAATGCGCGGGTTCGTGGACAACGTCGAAAAAAGCGGTGTCGAAACCCTCAAGGAGCGCGGCATGATGGTCAATGAACTATCGACAGACCAGAAGGCTGCACTGCGCTCATCGGTCGAAAGTGCTTATGAAGGTTACTACGAAACCTATGGCAAGGATCTGATCGACCGTATTTCGGCGACAGAATAATCCGTGACGTGAAGCCAAAAGCGGCTGGCGGCCCAAGCTGTCAGCCGCTTCTTTCTATTGTTGGGGGGAACGGTGCGCAGGGTTGAACGCATTTTCGTGGCGCTGAACGGCGCGGTTGTTATCGCGCTTTTGTCGTCGATGGCGTTGATCGTCGGTGCAAACGTCACTCTGCGCTATACCACCAACCATTCCCTGCCATGGTCAGACGAGGCTGCGCGTTACCTGATGATCTGGATGACATTTCTTGGCGCCGGACTTGCGCTTCGACAGGGGGGGCATGTGGCGATCACAAACCTGCATGACCTGCTGAGCACGCGCACCCAAAGAGTGCTGCGCGCAGCTATCGTGGTCGCATTGCTGCTCTTTTTTGCATTCATGGTCTATGTCGGCTGGCAATACATGGACCGCACCAAGTTTCAGAAAACCCCTGCGTTGCGGCTTTCATTTCGGTATATCTATGCTGCAATGCCTGTAGGTTTCAGCCTGTTGATCGTGCACCTGTTGCTGATCGCAAAGCCATTCATCCTCGCGGGTCACTATAAGAAGTCTGACGGCGAGATTGACGCGATGCCCGGTGGCGCCAATGGCTGAAATCTTGTTCGCTTCTCTCTTCGTGTTGATGGTCTTGGGGCTGCCTGTGGCCTTTGCCATGGCAATATCTGTGTTCATCGCGATTGGTCTGGGCAGCTCCTATCCCCAGATCGTTGTCGTCAAAGAAATGTTTGGCGGTCTCGATAGCTTCCCCTTGCTGGCCGTGCCGTTCTTCATCCTAGCGGCAGAAATCATGACAGGTGGTGCGATCACCCACACGCTATTGCGCTTTGCCTCGCAATTCGTCGGGCATCTGCGCGGCGGATTGGGCTATGCCAATGTGATTTCCTCAACAATGTTTGCAGGGATATCCGGGTCGGCTCTGGCCGATGCGGCTGGACCCGGCGCGATGATGATCCGTATGATGGAAAAGGGTGGTTATGACCGATCCTATGCGGGCGCTCTGACCATTTCCAGCGCCGTGATCGGCCCGATTATTCCACCCTCGATCGTGATGATCATCTATGCCCTACAAGACGAGGCGGTTTCCGTCGGCTCGCTCTTCATGGCCGGGGTCGTGCCGGGCTTGTTGCTGGGGTGCGGCAGTCTGGCTGCGAACTGGTATGTCAGCCGTAAACGCAACTATCGCAGCGATGCAGCTCGCCCAGGCCGGAACGAGATGTTGCGCAACACCGCTTTGGCGCTGCCTGCTTTGGGACTGATTGTTTTGATTGTCGGCGGCATTCGCGGTGGCATCTTTACCCCCACAGAAGCTTCGGTAATCGCCGTCTTTTATGCGCTGTTCTGCGGCATGGTCATTTATCGTGCGTTGGGTTGGCGCGACCTTCCGGGTATCATTTTGCGCGCAGCTTTGATCAGCGCGGCCGTGCTGCTGATCCTTGGTGCTGCGCGTGCGTTTGCTTGGGTGCTGATCATCGAGGGGGTGCCGCAGTTCCTTGCTGAAACAATCATCTCTTGGGATCTGTCACCAATCCTCTTTCTGCTGGCGGTCAACCTGCTGATGCTGATTTTCGGCCTATTCATGGACCCGCTTCCCGGAGTCATGATCCTGGTGCCAATTCTGGCACCAATCAGCCACGCGCTGGGCATCGCGCCGGATCATTTTGCGATTGTTGTCATCGTCAACCTGACGCTCGGCCTGACAACGCCACCGGTCGGCAGTCTGATCTTTGTCGTGTCATCGGCCGCAAATCTATCGCCTGCAGCACTGGTGCGCGAAATGCCGCCCTTCTTCCTCGCCAATCTGATTGTGCTAATGCTGCTTACCTTCGTGCCCATTCTCAGCACGTGGTTGCCATCAGTGAGCGGCTACTAAGCCTCACAATTCCATTGCAACACAAGTCCGATTAATCAGCTACGGGCTGTATCGGAAATACCAGAGGCCAATTTCCCCAGCCACCTTCAAAATAGCGAACTTAGGGTTTGCCACCTTTTGGATGGCTGCGCGGCTTCTTGGGCTTTCGTGTTGGCGGGCCTGATCCATCCGGCTTGCCTGCCACCGACAGACGTGCCCGGTTCTTCTTGCTCGACGGCTTGCCGACCGGTGGTTTGGGTCCCTTAGGGCCGCCGTCCGGGTTGCCGGGACGTTTTGATTTTGCAGGGCCGGACTTGCGGGGTTTCCATGCTTCGCCATCCGCTGTCGCGGCTGGTTTGGCTTTGGCGGCAAATTTCGGCTTGCCTTTATGGGCCGGTTTCGCGCCACCCTTAGGCTTTTTGACCCGAGGTTTCGGATCATCATTCCAATCCACAGGAGCTGTCGATCCTTGCTTTTCTTCTTTGGCCTCTGGCGGGGTGCTCTTTTGCTTCGAAGGGTGCGATGCGCGGTCTTTCGGGTGTCCTGGCTTGTCGGGGCGCACTGCGCGTTCAAACTTCGGCGCCGTGGCCAGCCGGGTCAGTACTGCGCCGTCTTCCAGGGTCATTGCGGGGCCGATTGCTGCAAGAAAGCCTTGAACCGCGCCTTCGCGCAATTCGATCAGAGAGGATTCATGCTGGACCCGGATAGCGCCAATGTCTTCGCGCGACACATTTCCCAACTTGCAAAGCATCGGCAAAAGACGCCGGGGTTCGGCGCCAACAGCAGCACCACCCGACAGAGAAAACCAAACGCTCGGGCCAAAGGCGACCCGCGGCTTAGCTGGTTCATTTGCATCGGCCAGTTCCTCGGGCGCGGAATGGCGCTCACGATAGAGCCTGAGATAAGCTGCAGCAATCTGCTGTGCACTGAAGGTTTCGGTCAGCTTGCTCACAGTGCCCTGATCTGACTCTTCGACAGGCTCAAGCCAATCGGAACTGGCAAGCATGCGCTCTTCATCTTTGGCCGAAACCGCTTCGGCAGAGGGGGCAGAAGCCCATTGCGCCGTCAGCTTGGCCCAACCAAGAAGTCGTTCGGCCTTTTTGCGTGAGGCAGGCGGCACGATCATCGCGCTGACACCTTTGCGCCCGGCTCGTCCGGTACGTCCCGAGCGGTGCAGAAGGGTATCCTGATTGGTTGGCAATTCCGCGTGGATCACCAAATCGAGGTTTGGCAGGTCGATCCCACGCGCCGCAACATCCGTAGCAACACACACACGTGCGCGTCCATCGCGCATTGCTTGCAAGGCGTGCGTGCGTTCGCTCTGTGACAACTCACCAGACAAAGCAACGACCGAGAAACCGCGATTGGACAGGCGTGTGGTCAGCCGGTTGACCATGGCACGCGTGTTGCAAAAGACGATGGCGTTGGGGGCTTCATAAAACCGCAAAACGTTAATGATTGCATTCTCGCCGTCACGCGCCGACACGCGCAGTGCGCGATAGTCGATATCCGCGTGCTGGGACGCGCCACTGGTCGTGGCGATGCGCACTGCATTCTTCTGGTAGCTCTTGGCAAGCCGCGCGATGGCGGCGGGGACCGTGGCAGAGAACATCAATGTCTGGCGTTCAACCGGCGCATTTTCGAGAATGAATTCGAGATCTTCACGAAAGCCGAGGTCGAGCATTTCGTCGGCTTCATCGAGAACAACCGCCTTAAGAGCGGTGAGATCGATTGAGCCGCGCATGATGTGGTCGCGCAGCCGTCCGGGCGTTGCGACGACAATATGGGTGCCGCGTGCCAAGGCGCGACGTTCATCGCGCATGTCCATGCCACCAACGGTCGAGGCAACTACACATCCAGCATTCGCGAATAGCCATGCCAGCTCTCGTTTGACCTGCAAGGCCAATTCACGTGTCGGAGCGATCACCAAGGCCAATGGGGCGCCCGCCGGAGCAAAGGTATCGTCTTCACCCAGTAGCCCCGGCGCAATTGCCAGTCCGAAGCCAACGGTCTTGCCCGAGCCGGTCTGTGCGGAAACCAGCAGATCTTGCCCAGTAGTCTCAGGGTTTGTCACAGCTTCCTGCACAGCCGTCAGTGACGTATATCCGCGCGCTTCGAGTGCATCTGCCAGTGTTTTCTTCAAAATCGTTCCAGTTTTCTTAGTTGTAGGGCAATTTAGAGGCTCGCAATTGTCCTGCCAGCCGACAAGAGAGCGCGTGTACGCTCTTGGGAAAGGGAAGTATAGGTCTCTTGCACAGTTTGGCCAAGACTGAGGCGGGAGGCGATTCCCTTCCTGCCTGCGGATTACGCCAATTAGGCGCGTAAGGATTGACGATGTCCACTTCAGGCGTTTGAAATATATCTGTAATATTGGCGTGTTATCC
This window of the Rhodobacteraceae bacterium LMO-JJ12 genome carries:
- a CDS encoding ABC transporter permease subunit; this encodes MDDALSTEAKVGHERPGRLREFWFYFRENRGAVIGLWIFAVFAFLALFGPWVAPHSATEQFRADALLPPVWQEGGSWKYILGTDPLGRDMLSRLIVGARFSFFVGVVVVTIAASGGILVGLIAGFAPKWLDSIIMRIMDIILAFPSLLLALVLVAVLGPSLTNAMIAIAIVLQPHYVRLTRASVLSEKQKDYVTSARVAGAGYLRLMFITVLPNCLAPIIVQAALSFSTAILDAAALGFLGMGAQPPTPEWGTMLAEAREFILRAWWVVTFPGLAILVTVLAINLMGDGLRDALDPKLKRS
- a CDS encoding ABC transporter ATP-binding protein — encoded protein: MTLLRIRNLSVDFATASGAFRAVDGVDQDVDTGEILAIVGESGSGKSVSMLAMMGLLPWTATITADEVNFDGHDLLKIEPRARRRIVGNELAMIFQEPMSSLNPCFTVGWQIKEALRYHLSMGRRERHARAIELFEQVGIPDPEKRLSAFPHQLSGGMNQRVMIAMAIACKPKLLIADEPTTALDVTIQAQILDLLASLRDETGMGLVLITHDMGVVAETAERVSVQYAGQKVEEQPVSGLFSTPHHPYTAALLDALPERATERMLPTIPGVVPGQFDKPQGCLFSPRCKFADAKCKSTPPPSLGADIGFARCFYPLNTDERIAS
- a CDS encoding dipeptide ABC transporter ATP-binding protein; this encodes MTDAPVMQAAALQRHYEVSGGFLRKSRLLKAVAGLDFEVTPGKTLAVVGESGCGKSTLARMVAMIEEPTTGTLMLDGKPVVREAWADLRQSVQIVFQDPYGSLNPRQRIGTILMEPLVINRKSMGKSEREVKAREMLRLVGLRPEHFDRYPHMFSGGQRQRIAVARALMLDPKVLVLDEPVSALDLSIQSAILNLMLELQDRLQLAYLFISHDLSVVRHVADEVIVMYLGRAVEKASKEALFSAPRHPYTVALLSATPQADPASVKHRIKLKGELPSPLAVPDGCPFAPRCWKAQDKCRAELPTLGEGPHAAACFFPENQD
- a CDS encoding TRAP transporter substrate-binding protein, which produces MFLKKIHQTALIAALATITANAAVAETEVKIGYALAPESHYGVAAQKWQEVVEAETDGKFKFRHFPSSGLGGEREVVEGLQLGTVEATIVSTGTLSNFVPETGVTDIPFLFRSLDHARRVLDGPVGQEILAKFDDAGLVAIAWGEQGFRHITNNRNPINTPEDLAGMKLRTMENPVHLQAFNALGAAPTPMAWPEVIGALQQGTIDGQENPLSVIVSVKLNEVQKYLTLSGHVYSPAMLLISKPFWDGLTDEDKAAFEKGATEAVVAMRGFVDNVEKSGVETLKERGMMVNELSTDQKAALRSSVESAYEGYYETYGKDLIDRISATE
- a CDS encoding TRAP transporter small permease; the protein is MRRVERIFVALNGAVVIALLSSMALIVGANVTLRYTTNHSLPWSDEAARYLMIWMTFLGAGLALRQGGHVAITNLHDLLSTRTQRVLRAAIVVALLLFFAFMVYVGWQYMDRTKFQKTPALRLSFRYIYAAMPVGFSLLIVHLLLIAKPFILAGHYKKSDGEIDAMPGGANG
- a CDS encoding TRAP transporter large permease, translating into MAEILFASLFVLMVLGLPVAFAMAISVFIAIGLGSSYPQIVVVKEMFGGLDSFPLLAVPFFILAAEIMTGGAITHTLLRFASQFVGHLRGGLGYANVISSTMFAGISGSALADAAGPGAMMIRMMEKGGYDRSYAGALTISSAVIGPIIPPSIVMIIYALQDEAVSVGSLFMAGVVPGLLLGCGSLAANWYVSRKRNYRSDAARPGRNEMLRNTALALPALGLIVLIVGGIRGGIFTPTEASVIAVFYALFCGMVIYRALGWRDLPGIILRAALISAAVLLILGAARAFAWVLIIEGVPQFLAETIISWDLSPILFLLAVNLLMLIFGLFMDPLPGVMILVPILAPISHALGIAPDHFAIVVIVNLTLGLTTPPVGSLIFVVSSAANLSPAALVREMPPFFLANLIVLMLLTFVPILSTWLPSVSGY
- a CDS encoding DEAD/DEAH box helicase; its protein translation is MKKTLADALEARGYTSLTAVQEAVTNPETTGQDLLVSAQTGSGKTVGFGLAIAPGLLGEDDTFAPAGAPLALVIAPTRELALQVKRELAWLFANAGCVVASTVGGMDMRDERRALARGTHIVVATPGRLRDHIMRGSIDLTALKAVVLDEADEMLDLGFREDLEFILENAPVERQTLMFSATVPAAIARLAKSYQKNAVRIATTSGASQHADIDYRALRVSARDGENAIINVLRFYEAPNAIVFCNTRAMVNRLTTRLSNRGFSVVALSGELSQSERTHALQAMRDGRARVCVATDVAARGIDLPNLDLVIHAELPTNQDTLLHRSGRTGRAGRKGVSAMIVPPASRKKAERLLGWAKLTAQWASAPSAEAVSAKDEERMLASSDWLEPVEESDQGTVSKLTETFSAQQIAAAYLRLYRERHSAPEELADANEPAKPRVAFGPSVWFSLSGGAAVGAEPRRLLPMLCKLGNVSREDIGAIRVQHESSLIELREGAVQGFLAAIGPAMTLEDGAVLTRLATAPKFERAVRPDKPGHPKDRASHPSKQKSTPPEAKEEKQGSTAPVDWNDDPKPRVKKPKGGAKPAHKGKPKFAAKAKPAATADGEAWKPRKSGPAKSKRPGNPDGGPKGPKPPVGKPSSKKNRARLSVAGKPDGSGPPTRKPKKPRSHPKGGKP